GGCCTGGAACTGGTTGATTCGAGCCTGATGATGCGCCGCGTCTGGCACCTGATCTGCCGTGATGACGACTTTCTCGTCCTGCGAAGATGCGTAGTCATGAACGCGCTCGAGGGCGTACTGCAGTGCGATCTCGTGCGGAGGCGTCGGGTTAGTGTACCGCTGGGCGAGCCGATCAATGCGTCGGACTCCGCCGACGATCCACACACCTCCGGAGGCGCAGATCTTGCCGACCGCGGCCCGGTAGATGCTGAAGGCCACCTGAGGCGTCTGTCTGAGACATGCCCACTCTCCGCTGCGCTGAAAGAGCTGCTGGCCGTGGAACTCGATGCCCATCGGCACATGGGAGTGCCGCTTGTTGGTCTCGAAAACGATTTTATCAAGAGCGAGGCCCAGCATCCGATTCTGGTGCGCGGTTAGCACAAGCACACCGATGAGATAAACGTCTCCCTCGATGTATGACTCATCGACATAGGCATAAAGCACAGCCGCTATTTTCCCGTACAACGCGACGCTGACGCTAACATCGAACGCTACCGATACGAGACCGCCCCGGCCCACCCGTAAGGGGGTGGGCCGGGGCGTGGCGGCATCCAGCGCTATCCGGTAAATGTTGCGGAGTGTGAGTTGGGGTTGCCTGGGGTAGGTGGTTGTTTTGTCGGTGGTCGAATCGTTGTGGGTGGTAAGCGCCCGGGTTTCGGTGAAACGCCGCAGATAGTACGCAAAAGTCCCGAGAATGCGTGCATTCTATGCTGTAAGTAAGCATTCGGGATGAAAAGAGCGGAGCGCCGACATGACGGAAACCAGCCCCACCGGCCGCGCAAAAGGCGGCGCCGCAAGAGCAGCCAATGGGAGTACACGTAGACCATGTTGATAAAAAGTGATGTTATGGCTCGTGTAAAAGACGGCACTCATGCCATCCCTTTTCTCGGGTGGTGGTTTCTGGCCTTAGGCCGAAGGGACCGGTCGAAGCGGAGGGGAATCCGTTCTCTTGCTGTCGTGACCTCGGTCGTAGCGGGTCTGACGTTCTCGCTCGTCGGCGTTCAGTCGGCGTCCGCCGGTGTGGGTTCTGTGTCATCGGGGCAACGTGTGGTGAGCCCATCTGGGCATGGTCTCGTGAGTATCGGGGACTCTTTCACTGCAGCCTACGGTGTTGGCGCGGATGTAGGAGGCCCCGCTGCCGTGTGTGGCCAGTCCGATTCCAGCGTGGGACGTCTGGTAGGCAGCGCAGCCGGTTACTCTGTCACTGATGTTACCTGCATGGGCGCAACGGCCCGAGGCATGGTCAATGGCCAGGACAGGACCGACAGCGATGGCAAAACGATCCACATTCCACCCCAGATTAACGCATTGAACTCCTCCACCGACATGGTTCTTGTCTCCGCTGGAGGCACCGACCTGGGCTTCTCAAGAGTCATTATTTCTTGCCTTGCCGAATCCGGCAAGGGTCCTGTTGCAGAGACGGGTTCGAGGACGTGTCGTCAGGATTA
This genomic window from Leifsonia xyli subsp. cynodontis DSM 46306 contains:
- a CDS encoding DUF3800 domain-containing protein, translated to MGRGGLVSVAFDVSVSVALYGKIAAVLYAYVDESYIEGDVYLIGVLVLTAHQNRMLGLALDKIVFETNKRHSHVPMGIEFHGQQLFQRSGEWACLRQTPQVAFSIYRAAVGKICASGGVWIVGGVRRIDRLAQRYTNPTPPHEIALQYALERVHDYASSQDEKVVITADQVPDAAHHQARINQFQARGRTPGYNPRDLSTILPDFRWEDSRAHRALQAVDMLTYVYLRKRFVQNAHPRPTREVAKLSDLARPFLHSYYVWTP
- a CDS encoding SGNH/GDSL hydrolase family protein encodes the protein MARVKDGTHAIPFLGWWFLALGRRDRSKRRGIRSLAVVTSVVAGLTFSLVGVQSASAGVGSVSSGQRVVSPSGHGLVSIGDSFTAAYGVGADVGGPAAVCGQSDSSVGRLVGSAAGYSVTDVTCMGATARGMVNGQDRTDSDGKTIHIPPQINALNSSTDMVLVSAGGTDLGFSRVIISCLAESGKGPVAETGSRTCRQDYVKNGHDELDRRITDVVGPALDALYGQISARAPHARKFAYDYPDLFPDRANTPAAGCYAFTTTGTGDLKETDMPFTDEDVVYLHQVQDKLNGLIKREAEKYGFTLLPASSRSQARTACSAAPHWVNGLNALGAPDRNGEAFHPTRVGIAHYVDVFKYATKKN